The Bradysia coprophila strain Holo2 chromosome IV, BU_Bcop_v1, whole genome shotgun sequence genome includes a region encoding these proteins:
- the LOC119066000 gene encoding chitinase 4-like isoform X3: MANTLQSGLVLALCVVLSHQQSCSITYNHDINLPDLAARSGQRQESCCSICQSTPGCKGFSYNGYEGGTCWLKSGTGPLIAKDGVNVGILGSSSSGGGASCAIRLNHDISLPDLQARYGQPQENCCNICKNTPGCKGFAWNTHQGGTCWLKAGTGPVIAKEGVNVGFIDGSGNCHSDAQSGCSSLVTNRDINLPDLAARYGQPQENCCGICSTTQGCKAFSWNAYQGGTCWLKAGAGPLIYKDGVIVGILDANGNDNNGALVSFDEFVNAVVNSNGYPRPNEAQYNAFIQGLSKGLIATKQEAAMALTHFLHESDGLLAKREYRCQDNGCPGEYETIGCDDPFQRYFGRGYIQLSWCYNYRAASQDLFNDNRLVNDADMVARDENLAWDTAFWFWKINVHNVPGVSDGAFGVTTRAINGGLECNNSAGHPIARRRYEMYGRIRAAWGLSGPGAEWGCYN, encoded by the exons ATGGCCAATACGTTGCAAAGCGGGTTGGTATTAGCATTGTGTGTGGTGTTGTCCCATCAACAAAGTTGCTCAATCACATACAACCACGACATAAATCTACCAGATTTAGCGGCCCGCAGCGGACAGCG GCAAGAGAGTTGTTGTAGCATTTGTCAGAGCACTCCGGGCTGCAAGGGATTTTCCTATAATGGTTATGAAGGTGGCACTTGTTGGTTAAAG TCTGGCACAGGGCCATTGATTGCTAAGGATGGTGTCAATGTTGGAATTTTAGGAAGTAGTAGCAGTGGAGGTGGAG cATCGTGTGCAATAAGATTGAACCACGACATTAGTTTACCAGACTTACAAGCCCGTTACGGTCAACC ACAAGAGAACTGTTGCAATATTTGTAAGAATACTCCTGGATGTAAGGGTTTCGCGTGGAATACGCATCAAGGTGGTACTTGCTGGTTGAAG GCTGGAACAGGACCTGTAATTGCTAAGGAAGGTGTTAATGTTGGATTCATCGATGGAAGTGGTAATTGCCATT CTGACGCTCAAAGTGGTTGTTCGTCATTAGTAACCAACAGGGATATTAATTTGCCTGATTTAGCTGCACGTTACGGTCAACC GCAAGAAAACTGCTGTGGTATATGCAGCACAACACAAGGATGTAAGGCTTTCTCTTGGAATGCATATCAAGGTGGGACTTGTTGGCTGAAG GCTGGAGCAGGGCCGCTTATTTATAAAGATGGTGTTATCGTTGGAATTTTGGACGCCAATGGAAATGATAATAATGGAg CATTGGTTTCTTTTGACGAATTCGTCAATGCTGTCGTCAATTCAAATGGCTATCCACGGCCGAATGAAGCTCAGTACAATGCCTTCATACAAGGCTTATCAAAAGGACTGATTGCAACCAAACAGGAAGCCGCTATGGCTCTCACGCATTTCCTACATGAGAGTGACGGGCTGCTTGCAAAACGAGAGTATAGATGCCAAGACAATGGATGTCCTGGAGAATATGAAACGA tTGGATGTGATGATCCGTTTCAACGTTATTTTGGTAGAGGATACATTCAACTATCCTGGTGCTACAATTACCGAGCAGCATCACAAGACTTATTCAATGATAATCGTTTGGTTAACGATGCAGATATGGTTGCTCGGGATGAGAACTTGGCATGGGATACCGCATTTTGGTTTTGGAAG ATTAATGTTCACAATGTTCCCGGTGTTTCTGATGGTGCCTTTGGTGTGACTACCAGAGCTATTAACGGAGGACTTGAATGTAACAATAGTGCTGGTCATCCAATCGCTAGACGTCGGTACGAGATGTACGGACGAATCAGAGCCGCTTGGGGTCTAAGTGGACCGGGAGCAGAATGGGGTtgttataattaa
- the LOC119066000 gene encoding chitinase 4-like isoform X6 → MANTLQSGLVLALCVVLSHQQSCSITYNHDINLPDLAARSGQRQESCCSICQSTPGCKGFSYNGYEGGTCWLKSGTGPLIAKDGVNVGILGSSSSGGGGVASCAIRLNHDISLPDLQARYGQPQENCCNICKNTPGCKGFAWNTHQGGTCWLKAGTGPVIAKEGVNVGFIDGSGNCHSDAQSGCSSLVTNRDINLPDLAARYGQPQENCCGICSTTQGCKAFSWNAYQGGTCWLKAGAGPLIYKDGVIVGILDANALVSFDEFVNAVVNSNGYPRPNEAQYNAFIQGLSKGLIATKQEAAMALTHFLHESDGLLAKREYRCQDNGCPGEYETIGCDDPFQRYFGRGYIQLSWCYNYRAASQDLFNDNRLVNDADMVARDENLAWDTAFWFWKINVHNVPGVSDGAFGVTTRAINGGLECNNSAGHPIARRRYEMYGRIRAAWGLSGPGAEWGCYN, encoded by the exons ATGGCCAATACGTTGCAAAGCGGGTTGGTATTAGCATTGTGTGTGGTGTTGTCCCATCAACAAAGTTGCTCAATCACATACAACCACGACATAAATCTACCAGATTTAGCGGCCCGCAGCGGACAGCG GCAAGAGAGTTGTTGTAGCATTTGTCAGAGCACTCCGGGCTGCAAGGGATTTTCCTATAATGGTTATGAAGGTGGCACTTGTTGGTTAAAG TCTGGCACAGGGCCATTGATTGCTAAGGATGGTGTCAATGTTGGAATTTTAGGAAGTAGTAGCAGTGGAGGTGGAGG tgtagcATCGTGTGCAATAAGATTGAACCACGACATTAGTTTACCAGACTTACAAGCCCGTTACGGTCAACC ACAAGAGAACTGTTGCAATATTTGTAAGAATACTCCTGGATGTAAGGGTTTCGCGTGGAATACGCATCAAGGTGGTACTTGCTGGTTGAAG GCTGGAACAGGACCTGTAATTGCTAAGGAAGGTGTTAATGTTGGATTCATCGATGGAAGTGGTAATTGCCATT CTGACGCTCAAAGTGGTTGTTCGTCATTAGTAACCAACAGGGATATTAATTTGCCTGATTTAGCTGCACGTTACGGTCAACC GCAAGAAAACTGCTGTGGTATATGCAGCACAACACAAGGATGTAAGGCTTTCTCTTGGAATGCATATCAAGGTGGGACTTGTTGGCTGAAG GCTGGAGCAGGGCCGCTTATTTATAAAGATGGTGTTATCGTTGGAATTTTGGACGCCAATG CATTGGTTTCTTTTGACGAATTCGTCAATGCTGTCGTCAATTCAAATGGCTATCCACGGCCGAATGAAGCTCAGTACAATGCCTTCATACAAGGCTTATCAAAAGGACTGATTGCAACCAAACAGGAAGCCGCTATGGCTCTCACGCATTTCCTACATGAGAGTGACGGGCTGCTTGCAAAACGAGAGTATAGATGCCAAGACAATGGATGTCCTGGAGAATATGAAACGA tTGGATGTGATGATCCGTTTCAACGTTATTTTGGTAGAGGATACATTCAACTATCCTGGTGCTACAATTACCGAGCAGCATCACAAGACTTATTCAATGATAATCGTTTGGTTAACGATGCAGATATGGTTGCTCGGGATGAGAACTTGGCATGGGATACCGCATTTTGGTTTTGGAAG ATTAATGTTCACAATGTTCCCGGTGTTTCTGATGGTGCCTTTGGTGTGACTACCAGAGCTATTAACGGAGGACTTGAATGTAACAATAGTGCTGGTCATCCAATCGCTAGACGTCGGTACGAGATGTACGGACGAATCAGAGCCGCTTGGGGTCTAAGTGGACCGGGAGCAGAATGGGGTtgttataattaa
- the LOC119066000 gene encoding endochitinase 3-like isoform X1, which produces MANTLQSGLVLALCVVLSHQQSCSITYNHDINLPDLAARSGQRQESCCSICQSTPGCKGFSYNGYEGGTCWLKSGTGPLIAKDGVNVGILGSSSSGGGGVASCAIRLNHDISLPDLQARYGQPQENCCNICKNTPGCKGFAWNTHQGGTCWLKAGTGPVIAKEGVNVGFIDGSGNCHSDAQSGCSSLVTNRDINLPDLAARYGQPQENCCGICSTTQGCKAFSWNAYQGGTCWLKAGAGPLIYKDGVIVGILDANGNDNNGALVSFDEFVNAVVNSNGYPRPNEAQYNAFIQGLSKGLIATKQEAAMALTHFLHESDGLLAKREYRCQDNGCPGEYETIGCDDPFQRYFGRGYIQLSWCYNYRAASQDLFNDNRLVNDADMVARDENLAWDTAFWFWKINVHNVPGVSDGAFGVTTRAINGGLECNNSAGHPIARRRYEMYGRIRAAWGLSGPGAEWGCYN; this is translated from the exons ATGGCCAATACGTTGCAAAGCGGGTTGGTATTAGCATTGTGTGTGGTGTTGTCCCATCAACAAAGTTGCTCAATCACATACAACCACGACATAAATCTACCAGATTTAGCGGCCCGCAGCGGACAGCG GCAAGAGAGTTGTTGTAGCATTTGTCAGAGCACTCCGGGCTGCAAGGGATTTTCCTATAATGGTTATGAAGGTGGCACTTGTTGGTTAAAG TCTGGCACAGGGCCATTGATTGCTAAGGATGGTGTCAATGTTGGAATTTTAGGAAGTAGTAGCAGTGGAGGTGGAGG tgtagcATCGTGTGCAATAAGATTGAACCACGACATTAGTTTACCAGACTTACAAGCCCGTTACGGTCAACC ACAAGAGAACTGTTGCAATATTTGTAAGAATACTCCTGGATGTAAGGGTTTCGCGTGGAATACGCATCAAGGTGGTACTTGCTGGTTGAAG GCTGGAACAGGACCTGTAATTGCTAAGGAAGGTGTTAATGTTGGATTCATCGATGGAAGTGGTAATTGCCATT CTGACGCTCAAAGTGGTTGTTCGTCATTAGTAACCAACAGGGATATTAATTTGCCTGATTTAGCTGCACGTTACGGTCAACC GCAAGAAAACTGCTGTGGTATATGCAGCACAACACAAGGATGTAAGGCTTTCTCTTGGAATGCATATCAAGGTGGGACTTGTTGGCTGAAG GCTGGAGCAGGGCCGCTTATTTATAAAGATGGTGTTATCGTTGGAATTTTGGACGCCAATGGAAATGATAATAATGGAg CATTGGTTTCTTTTGACGAATTCGTCAATGCTGTCGTCAATTCAAATGGCTATCCACGGCCGAATGAAGCTCAGTACAATGCCTTCATACAAGGCTTATCAAAAGGACTGATTGCAACCAAACAGGAAGCCGCTATGGCTCTCACGCATTTCCTACATGAGAGTGACGGGCTGCTTGCAAAACGAGAGTATAGATGCCAAGACAATGGATGTCCTGGAGAATATGAAACGA tTGGATGTGATGATCCGTTTCAACGTTATTTTGGTAGAGGATACATTCAACTATCCTGGTGCTACAATTACCGAGCAGCATCACAAGACTTATTCAATGATAATCGTTTGGTTAACGATGCAGATATGGTTGCTCGGGATGAGAACTTGGCATGGGATACCGCATTTTGGTTTTGGAAG ATTAATGTTCACAATGTTCCCGGTGTTTCTGATGGTGCCTTTGGTGTGACTACCAGAGCTATTAACGGAGGACTTGAATGTAACAATAGTGCTGGTCATCCAATCGCTAGACGTCGGTACGAGATGTACGGACGAATCAGAGCCGCTTGGGGTCTAAGTGGACCGGGAGCAGAATGGGGTtgttataattaa
- the LOC119066000 gene encoding chitinase 4-like isoform X2: MANTLQSGLVLALCVVLSHQQSCSITYNHDINLPDLAARSGQRQESCCSICQSTPGCKGFSYNGYEGGTCWLKSGTGPLIAKDGVNVGILGSSSSGGGGVASCAIRLNHDISLPDLQARYGQPQENCCNICKNTPGCKGFAWNTHQGGTCWLKAGTGPVIAKEGVNVGFIDGSGNSDAQSGCSSLVTNRDINLPDLAARYGQPQENCCGICSTTQGCKAFSWNAYQGGTCWLKAGAGPLIYKDGVIVGILDANGNDNNGALVSFDEFVNAVVNSNGYPRPNEAQYNAFIQGLSKGLIATKQEAAMALTHFLHESDGLLAKREYRCQDNGCPGEYETIGCDDPFQRYFGRGYIQLSWCYNYRAASQDLFNDNRLVNDADMVARDENLAWDTAFWFWKINVHNVPGVSDGAFGVTTRAINGGLECNNSAGHPIARRRYEMYGRIRAAWGLSGPGAEWGCYN; this comes from the exons ATGGCCAATACGTTGCAAAGCGGGTTGGTATTAGCATTGTGTGTGGTGTTGTCCCATCAACAAAGTTGCTCAATCACATACAACCACGACATAAATCTACCAGATTTAGCGGCCCGCAGCGGACAGCG GCAAGAGAGTTGTTGTAGCATTTGTCAGAGCACTCCGGGCTGCAAGGGATTTTCCTATAATGGTTATGAAGGTGGCACTTGTTGGTTAAAG TCTGGCACAGGGCCATTGATTGCTAAGGATGGTGTCAATGTTGGAATTTTAGGAAGTAGTAGCAGTGGAGGTGGAGG tgtagcATCGTGTGCAATAAGATTGAACCACGACATTAGTTTACCAGACTTACAAGCCCGTTACGGTCAACC ACAAGAGAACTGTTGCAATATTTGTAAGAATACTCCTGGATGTAAGGGTTTCGCGTGGAATACGCATCAAGGTGGTACTTGCTGGTTGAAG GCTGGAACAGGACCTGTAATTGCTAAGGAAGGTGTTAATGTTGGATTCATCGATGGAAGTGGTAATT CTGACGCTCAAAGTGGTTGTTCGTCATTAGTAACCAACAGGGATATTAATTTGCCTGATTTAGCTGCACGTTACGGTCAACC GCAAGAAAACTGCTGTGGTATATGCAGCACAACACAAGGATGTAAGGCTTTCTCTTGGAATGCATATCAAGGTGGGACTTGTTGGCTGAAG GCTGGAGCAGGGCCGCTTATTTATAAAGATGGTGTTATCGTTGGAATTTTGGACGCCAATGGAAATGATAATAATGGAg CATTGGTTTCTTTTGACGAATTCGTCAATGCTGTCGTCAATTCAAATGGCTATCCACGGCCGAATGAAGCTCAGTACAATGCCTTCATACAAGGCTTATCAAAAGGACTGATTGCAACCAAACAGGAAGCCGCTATGGCTCTCACGCATTTCCTACATGAGAGTGACGGGCTGCTTGCAAAACGAGAGTATAGATGCCAAGACAATGGATGTCCTGGAGAATATGAAACGA tTGGATGTGATGATCCGTTTCAACGTTATTTTGGTAGAGGATACATTCAACTATCCTGGTGCTACAATTACCGAGCAGCATCACAAGACTTATTCAATGATAATCGTTTGGTTAACGATGCAGATATGGTTGCTCGGGATGAGAACTTGGCATGGGATACCGCATTTTGGTTTTGGAAG ATTAATGTTCACAATGTTCCCGGTGTTTCTGATGGTGCCTTTGGTGTGACTACCAGAGCTATTAACGGAGGACTTGAATGTAACAATAGTGCTGGTCATCCAATCGCTAGACGTCGGTACGAGATGTACGGACGAATCAGAGCCGCTTGGGGTCTAAGTGGACCGGGAGCAGAATGGGGTtgttataattaa
- the LOC119066000 gene encoding endochitinase At2g43620-like isoform X4, translating to MANTLQSGLVLALCVVLSHQQSCSITYNHDINLPDLAARSGQRQESCCSICQSTPGCKGFSYNGYEGGTCWLKSGTGPLIAKDGVNVGILGSSSSGGGGVASCAIRLNHDISLPDLQARYGQPQENCCNICKNTPGCKGFAWNTHQGGTCWLKAGTGPVIAKEGVNVGFIDGSADAQSGCSSLVTNRDINLPDLAARYGQPQENCCGICSTTQGCKAFSWNAYQGGTCWLKAGAGPLIYKDGVIVGILDANGNDNNGALVSFDEFVNAVVNSNGYPRPNEAQYNAFIQGLSKGLIATKQEAAMALTHFLHESDGLLAKREYRCQDNGCPGEYETIGCDDPFQRYFGRGYIQLSWCYNYRAASQDLFNDNRLVNDADMVARDENLAWDTAFWFWKINVHNVPGVSDGAFGVTTRAINGGLECNNSAGHPIARRRYEMYGRIRAAWGLSGPGAEWGCYN from the exons ATGGCCAATACGTTGCAAAGCGGGTTGGTATTAGCATTGTGTGTGGTGTTGTCCCATCAACAAAGTTGCTCAATCACATACAACCACGACATAAATCTACCAGATTTAGCGGCCCGCAGCGGACAGCG GCAAGAGAGTTGTTGTAGCATTTGTCAGAGCACTCCGGGCTGCAAGGGATTTTCCTATAATGGTTATGAAGGTGGCACTTGTTGGTTAAAG TCTGGCACAGGGCCATTGATTGCTAAGGATGGTGTCAATGTTGGAATTTTAGGAAGTAGTAGCAGTGGAGGTGGAGG tgtagcATCGTGTGCAATAAGATTGAACCACGACATTAGTTTACCAGACTTACAAGCCCGTTACGGTCAACC ACAAGAGAACTGTTGCAATATTTGTAAGAATACTCCTGGATGTAAGGGTTTCGCGTGGAATACGCATCAAGGTGGTACTTGCTGGTTGAAG GCTGGAACAGGACCTGTAATTGCTAAGGAAGGTGTTAATGTTGGATTCATCGATGGAAGTG CTGACGCTCAAAGTGGTTGTTCGTCATTAGTAACCAACAGGGATATTAATTTGCCTGATTTAGCTGCACGTTACGGTCAACC GCAAGAAAACTGCTGTGGTATATGCAGCACAACACAAGGATGTAAGGCTTTCTCTTGGAATGCATATCAAGGTGGGACTTGTTGGCTGAAG GCTGGAGCAGGGCCGCTTATTTATAAAGATGGTGTTATCGTTGGAATTTTGGACGCCAATGGAAATGATAATAATGGAg CATTGGTTTCTTTTGACGAATTCGTCAATGCTGTCGTCAATTCAAATGGCTATCCACGGCCGAATGAAGCTCAGTACAATGCCTTCATACAAGGCTTATCAAAAGGACTGATTGCAACCAAACAGGAAGCCGCTATGGCTCTCACGCATTTCCTACATGAGAGTGACGGGCTGCTTGCAAAACGAGAGTATAGATGCCAAGACAATGGATGTCCTGGAGAATATGAAACGA tTGGATGTGATGATCCGTTTCAACGTTATTTTGGTAGAGGATACATTCAACTATCCTGGTGCTACAATTACCGAGCAGCATCACAAGACTTATTCAATGATAATCGTTTGGTTAACGATGCAGATATGGTTGCTCGGGATGAGAACTTGGCATGGGATACCGCATTTTGGTTTTGGAAG ATTAATGTTCACAATGTTCCCGGTGTTTCTGATGGTGCCTTTGGTGTGACTACCAGAGCTATTAACGGAGGACTTGAATGTAACAATAGTGCTGGTCATCCAATCGCTAGACGTCGGTACGAGATGTACGGACGAATCAGAGCCGCTTGGGGTCTAAGTGGACCGGGAGCAGAATGGGGTtgttataattaa
- the LOC119066000 gene encoding endochitinase At2g43620-like isoform X5, giving the protein MANTLQSGLVLALCVVLSHQQSCSITYNHDINLPDLAARSGQRQESCCSICQSTPGCKGFSYNGYEGGTCWLKSGTGPLIAKDGVNVGILGSSSSGGGASCAIRLNHDISLPDLQARYGQPQENCCNICKNTPGCKGFAWNTHQGGTCWLKAGTGPVIAKEGVNVGFIDGSADAQSGCSSLVTNRDINLPDLAARYGQPQENCCGICSTTQGCKAFSWNAYQGGTCWLKAGAGPLIYKDGVIVGILDANGNDNNGALVSFDEFVNAVVNSNGYPRPNEAQYNAFIQGLSKGLIATKQEAAMALTHFLHESDGLLAKREYRCQDNGCPGEYETIGCDDPFQRYFGRGYIQLSWCYNYRAASQDLFNDNRLVNDADMVARDENLAWDTAFWFWKINVHNVPGVSDGAFGVTTRAINGGLECNNSAGHPIARRRYEMYGRIRAAWGLSGPGAEWGCYN; this is encoded by the exons ATGGCCAATACGTTGCAAAGCGGGTTGGTATTAGCATTGTGTGTGGTGTTGTCCCATCAACAAAGTTGCTCAATCACATACAACCACGACATAAATCTACCAGATTTAGCGGCCCGCAGCGGACAGCG GCAAGAGAGTTGTTGTAGCATTTGTCAGAGCACTCCGGGCTGCAAGGGATTTTCCTATAATGGTTATGAAGGTGGCACTTGTTGGTTAAAG TCTGGCACAGGGCCATTGATTGCTAAGGATGGTGTCAATGTTGGAATTTTAGGAAGTAGTAGCAGTGGAGGTGGAG cATCGTGTGCAATAAGATTGAACCACGACATTAGTTTACCAGACTTACAAGCCCGTTACGGTCAACC ACAAGAGAACTGTTGCAATATTTGTAAGAATACTCCTGGATGTAAGGGTTTCGCGTGGAATACGCATCAAGGTGGTACTTGCTGGTTGAAG GCTGGAACAGGACCTGTAATTGCTAAGGAAGGTGTTAATGTTGGATTCATCGATGGAAGTG CTGACGCTCAAAGTGGTTGTTCGTCATTAGTAACCAACAGGGATATTAATTTGCCTGATTTAGCTGCACGTTACGGTCAACC GCAAGAAAACTGCTGTGGTATATGCAGCACAACACAAGGATGTAAGGCTTTCTCTTGGAATGCATATCAAGGTGGGACTTGTTGGCTGAAG GCTGGAGCAGGGCCGCTTATTTATAAAGATGGTGTTATCGTTGGAATTTTGGACGCCAATGGAAATGATAATAATGGAg CATTGGTTTCTTTTGACGAATTCGTCAATGCTGTCGTCAATTCAAATGGCTATCCACGGCCGAATGAAGCTCAGTACAATGCCTTCATACAAGGCTTATCAAAAGGACTGATTGCAACCAAACAGGAAGCCGCTATGGCTCTCACGCATTTCCTACATGAGAGTGACGGGCTGCTTGCAAAACGAGAGTATAGATGCCAAGACAATGGATGTCCTGGAGAATATGAAACGA tTGGATGTGATGATCCGTTTCAACGTTATTTTGGTAGAGGATACATTCAACTATCCTGGTGCTACAATTACCGAGCAGCATCACAAGACTTATTCAATGATAATCGTTTGGTTAACGATGCAGATATGGTTGCTCGGGATGAGAACTTGGCATGGGATACCGCATTTTGGTTTTGGAAG ATTAATGTTCACAATGTTCCCGGTGTTTCTGATGGTGCCTTTGGTGTGACTACCAGAGCTATTAACGGAGGACTTGAATGTAACAATAGTGCTGGTCATCCAATCGCTAGACGTCGGTACGAGATGTACGGACGAATCAGAGCCGCTTGGGGTCTAAGTGGACCGGGAGCAGAATGGGGTtgttataattaa
- the LOC119066000 gene encoding endochitinase At2g43610-like isoform X7, translated as MANTLQSGLVLALCVVLSHQQSCSITYNHDINLPDLAARSGQRQESCCSICQSTPGCKGFSYNGYEGGTCWLKSGTGPLIAKDGVNVGILGSSSSGGGGVASCAIRLNHDISLPDLQARYGQPQENCCNICKNTPGCKGFAWNTHQGGTCWLKAGAGPLIYKDGVIVGILDANGNDNNGALVSFDEFVNAVVNSNGYPRPNEAQYNAFIQGLSKGLIATKQEAAMALTHFLHESDGLLAKREYRCQDNGCPGEYETIGCDDPFQRYFGRGYIQLSWCYNYRAASQDLFNDNRLVNDADMVARDENLAWDTAFWFWKINVHNVPGVSDGAFGVTTRAINGGLECNNSAGHPIARRRYEMYGRIRAAWGLSGPGAEWGCYN; from the exons ATGGCCAATACGTTGCAAAGCGGGTTGGTATTAGCATTGTGTGTGGTGTTGTCCCATCAACAAAGTTGCTCAATCACATACAACCACGACATAAATCTACCAGATTTAGCGGCCCGCAGCGGACAGCG GCAAGAGAGTTGTTGTAGCATTTGTCAGAGCACTCCGGGCTGCAAGGGATTTTCCTATAATGGTTATGAAGGTGGCACTTGTTGGTTAAAG TCTGGCACAGGGCCATTGATTGCTAAGGATGGTGTCAATGTTGGAATTTTAGGAAGTAGTAGCAGTGGAGGTGGAGG tgtagcATCGTGTGCAATAAGATTGAACCACGACATTAGTTTACCAGACTTACAAGCCCGTTACGGTCAACC ACAAGAGAACTGTTGCAATATTTGTAAGAATACTCCTGGATGTAAGGGTTTCGCGTGGAATACGCATCAAGGTGGTACTTGCTGGTTGAAG GCTGGAGCAGGGCCGCTTATTTATAAAGATGGTGTTATCGTTGGAATTTTGGACGCCAATGGAAATGATAATAATGGAg CATTGGTTTCTTTTGACGAATTCGTCAATGCTGTCGTCAATTCAAATGGCTATCCACGGCCGAATGAAGCTCAGTACAATGCCTTCATACAAGGCTTATCAAAAGGACTGATTGCAACCAAACAGGAAGCCGCTATGGCTCTCACGCATTTCCTACATGAGAGTGACGGGCTGCTTGCAAAACGAGAGTATAGATGCCAAGACAATGGATGTCCTGGAGAATATGAAACGA tTGGATGTGATGATCCGTTTCAACGTTATTTTGGTAGAGGATACATTCAACTATCCTGGTGCTACAATTACCGAGCAGCATCACAAGACTTATTCAATGATAATCGTTTGGTTAACGATGCAGATATGGTTGCTCGGGATGAGAACTTGGCATGGGATACCGCATTTTGGTTTTGGAAG ATTAATGTTCACAATGTTCCCGGTGTTTCTGATGGTGCCTTTGGTGTGACTACCAGAGCTATTAACGGAGGACTTGAATGTAACAATAGTGCTGGTCATCCAATCGCTAGACGTCGGTACGAGATGTACGGACGAATCAGAGCCGCTTGGGGTCTAAGTGGACCGGGAGCAGAATGGGGTtgttataattaa
- the LOC119066000 gene encoding endochitinase At2g43610-like isoform X8, which produces MANTLQSGLVLALCVVLSHQQSCSITYNHDINLPDLAARSGQRQESCCSICQSTPGCKGFSYNGYEGGTCWLKSGTGPLIAKDGVNVGILGSSSSGGGGVASCAIRLNHDISLPDLQARYGQPQENCCNICKNTPGCKGFAWNTHQGGTCWLKAGAGPLIYKDGVIVGILDANALVSFDEFVNAVVNSNGYPRPNEAQYNAFIQGLSKGLIATKQEAAMALTHFLHESDGLLAKREYRCQDNGCPGEYETIGCDDPFQRYFGRGYIQLSWCYNYRAASQDLFNDNRLVNDADMVARDENLAWDTAFWFWKINVHNVPGVSDGAFGVTTRAINGGLECNNSAGHPIARRRYEMYGRIRAAWGLSGPGAEWGCYN; this is translated from the exons ATGGCCAATACGTTGCAAAGCGGGTTGGTATTAGCATTGTGTGTGGTGTTGTCCCATCAACAAAGTTGCTCAATCACATACAACCACGACATAAATCTACCAGATTTAGCGGCCCGCAGCGGACAGCG GCAAGAGAGTTGTTGTAGCATTTGTCAGAGCACTCCGGGCTGCAAGGGATTTTCCTATAATGGTTATGAAGGTGGCACTTGTTGGTTAAAG TCTGGCACAGGGCCATTGATTGCTAAGGATGGTGTCAATGTTGGAATTTTAGGAAGTAGTAGCAGTGGAGGTGGAGG tgtagcATCGTGTGCAATAAGATTGAACCACGACATTAGTTTACCAGACTTACAAGCCCGTTACGGTCAACC ACAAGAGAACTGTTGCAATATTTGTAAGAATACTCCTGGATGTAAGGGTTTCGCGTGGAATACGCATCAAGGTGGTACTTGCTGGTTGAAG GCTGGAGCAGGGCCGCTTATTTATAAAGATGGTGTTATCGTTGGAATTTTGGACGCCAATG CATTGGTTTCTTTTGACGAATTCGTCAATGCTGTCGTCAATTCAAATGGCTATCCACGGCCGAATGAAGCTCAGTACAATGCCTTCATACAAGGCTTATCAAAAGGACTGATTGCAACCAAACAGGAAGCCGCTATGGCTCTCACGCATTTCCTACATGAGAGTGACGGGCTGCTTGCAAAACGAGAGTATAGATGCCAAGACAATGGATGTCCTGGAGAATATGAAACGA tTGGATGTGATGATCCGTTTCAACGTTATTTTGGTAGAGGATACATTCAACTATCCTGGTGCTACAATTACCGAGCAGCATCACAAGACTTATTCAATGATAATCGTTTGGTTAACGATGCAGATATGGTTGCTCGGGATGAGAACTTGGCATGGGATACCGCATTTTGGTTTTGGAAG ATTAATGTTCACAATGTTCCCGGTGTTTCTGATGGTGCCTTTGGTGTGACTACCAGAGCTATTAACGGAGGACTTGAATGTAACAATAGTGCTGGTCATCCAATCGCTAGACGTCGGTACGAGATGTACGGACGAATCAGAGCCGCTTGGGGTCTAAGTGGACCGGGAGCAGAATGGGGTtgttataattaa